From the genome of Bifidobacterium asteroides, one region includes:
- a CDS encoding LPXTG cell wall anchor domain-containing protein, protein MHMQRDNEGTRLPKLLGLAVAGATLLAGMVVMPVTQASAADADAYGFAPEDNFVAGDLDTNKVPQLTVTKYLSLNDGYAPTGSANDVVQLDKNKDLAPAQGILFNVKEVEPTEGKSLADIDANNAETYTVKSGSTLFAGVTDGHGVIDKWYAGNADGTATSTAATFPAGPNHYYILSENKDLSPAFLDSNPHKLDKTKYKAAANSFFGLPYATNGSDANQTRGFIYHLHLYPKNVNTQSFAKTVQSVKSKNGAVKSQTTATAGDTITYKLSQKIYNEGSARAKNDGKLDVQELGGTGSDVRLADRMSSSLKGDPATIKAVIRSADGKVVPLVNATDFDSDTSTNANPARLNAADQKMFADAPSANVTYWVFNFFTKSGVSKAQTVEASVMELEVTYDALVTGDGDSTGTGGVVNDAASDFSDNKDSSGNPQDPVPSHTNVTNAVLAFGSVQSKNQNPKYGALPGTEYRLVKDANSTDKYLGSDGNFYGSKDTLPDGVQVYKATANDKGLVVFAALPIFEAGSTAAKAADKTVQNTSWMLVETKTPQGWRNPGIPLGTVTYEDAGLTEEAIVQKYGSNATVQPDYSKLIFGRFDAPAGDVPADTQMKFNNVAISKYLAHYKTTDSDAPLALPLTGGRGILLLLVVGALIMGGALYARNRRNNAARA, encoded by the coding sequence ATGCACATGCAACGAGATAATGAAGGGACAAGGCTCCCTAAGCTTTTAGGCTTAGCGGTTGCCGGAGCGACGCTCCTGGCGGGCATGGTCGTCATGCCTGTCACCCAGGCTTCGGCCGCTGATGCTGATGCCTATGGATTTGCACCTGAAGATAACTTCGTAGCAGGCGATCTGGATACCAACAAGGTGCCTCAGTTAACTGTCACCAAGTATCTGTCGCTGAATGACGGCTATGCGCCTACCGGTTCAGCCAATGATGTCGTACAGCTGGACAAAAATAAAGATCTGGCTCCTGCTCAAGGCATTCTGTTTAATGTTAAAGAAGTCGAGCCAACAGAAGGCAAGAGTTTAGCTGATATCGATGCAAATAACGCTGAAACCTACACTGTTAAGAGTGGTAGCACGCTATTTGCTGGTGTGACTGACGGCCATGGTGTCATTGATAAATGGTACGCAGGCAATGCAGACGGGACAGCAACTAGCACAGCAGCGACTTTCCCCGCAGGCCCCAATCATTACTATATCCTGTCTGAGAACAAGGACCTTTCTCCTGCTTTCCTCGACAGCAACCCACACAAGCTTGACAAGACGAAGTACAAGGCTGCAGCAAACTCGTTCTTCGGTCTGCCTTATGCAACTAATGGATCGGATGCAAACCAGACTCGTGGTTTTATATATCACCTGCACCTGTATCCCAAGAATGTCAATACACAGTCTTTCGCTAAGACTGTGCAAAGCGTGAAGAGTAAAAACGGTGCAGTCAAGAGTCAAACCACAGCGACTGCGGGTGATACGATTACATACAAGCTGTCTCAGAAGATCTACAATGAAGGTAGTGCCCGTGCTAAGAATGACGGGAAGCTTGACGTCCAGGAATTGGGTGGTACTGGCTCTGATGTGAGGCTTGCTGATCGTATGTCTAGCTCGCTGAAGGGCGACCCAGCCACCATCAAGGCTGTCATTCGGAGCGCTGATGGTAAGGTGGTACCACTGGTAAACGCAACTGATTTCGATTCAGATACAAGTACTAATGCAAATCCCGCTCGTCTGAATGCTGCAGATCAGAAGATGTTTGCAGATGCGCCTTCGGCTAATGTGACTTACTGGGTATTCAATTTCTTTACCAAAAGCGGAGTTTCAAAAGCGCAGACTGTCGAAGCATCAGTGATGGAGCTTGAAGTCACCTATGATGCATTGGTTACAGGAGATGGTGATTCTACAGGTACTGGTGGTGTAGTCAACGATGCAGCATCCGACTTTAGTGATAACAAGGATTCTAGCGGCAATCCACAGGATCCTGTGCCATCACATACAAACGTTACCAATGCAGTGTTAGCATTTGGTTCTGTGCAGAGCAAGAATCAGAATCCAAAGTATGGAGCTTTGCCCGGTACAGAATATCGTCTTGTTAAGGATGCCAATTCGACAGATAAATACTTGGGTTCGGATGGTAACTTCTATGGCTCGAAGGATACCCTTCCTGACGGTGTTCAGGTTTATAAGGCTACTGCCAACGATAAGGGCCTGGTAGTCTTCGCGGCATTGCCTATCTTCGAAGCCGGATCTACTGCTGCAAAAGCAGCCGACAAGACAGTCCAAAATACAAGCTGGATGTTGGTTGAAACTAAGACGCCACAAGGTTGGCGTAACCCTGGTATACCCTTGGGAACTGTAACTTATGAGGATGCCGGCTTGACTGAGGAAGCCATCGTTCAGAAGTATGGCAGTAACGCTACTGTGCAGCCAGACTACTCGAAGCTGATCTTTGGCCGCTTTGACGCTCCTGCAGGTGACGTGCCAGCCGATACTCAGATGAAGTTCAACAATGTGGCAATCAGTAAGTATCTGGCTCACTACAAGACCACTGACAGTGATGCGCCTCTGGCCCTGCCTTTGACTGGTGGTCGCGGCATCCTGCTGCTGCTGGTTGTCGGCGCCCTGATCATGGGTGGTGCCCTCTACGCCCGCAATCGGCGCAATAACGCCGCCCGGGCCTGA
- a CDS encoding class C sortase, protein MAFLIGLAIFLYPLLAAYVNYSKDSAAVDNYDQIVDALSPAQRKAMWRDAKKYDEELGKPTLRDPFKYKEVKEPLGRYYKILNVDGKGMMAYVEIPKINVKLPVRHGTSDAVLKDGTGHIATTHVPTDNRTIHAVITGHTGEVGYMLFDNLTQLRKGDVFQIRVLKRHMSYKVDQIKVILPTDVSALQPIQNSNYVTLLTCYPYGVNSHRLIVRGHYIGDDVPPTQPEGAPIYMVWVLLALFAASLVGWYLLSRRRRSCRQDLEQMEHLVSRATGSGTVGEPLATIMVSHEQETRAEATRRRRLIKTRRICSALMWLLALLCLFFAWGSVGMMMRIGFLPVFDLGYHWFDTHLLYFFGIAKF, encoded by the coding sequence TTGGCTTTCCTGATTGGTCTGGCAATCTTCCTCTATCCGTTGCTGGCAGCTTACGTGAACTATTCCAAGGATTCCGCCGCAGTCGACAACTACGATCAGATCGTGGATGCACTCTCGCCTGCACAGCGCAAAGCCATGTGGCGCGATGCCAAGAAGTACGACGAGGAATTAGGCAAGCCTACGCTGAGGGACCCCTTCAAATACAAGGAAGTCAAGGAACCACTGGGTCGCTACTACAAGATCCTCAATGTGGACGGCAAGGGCATGATGGCCTATGTGGAGATCCCCAAAATCAATGTCAAGCTGCCCGTGCGCCATGGAACAAGTGATGCGGTGCTCAAGGACGGCACAGGACATATTGCCACGACCCACGTGCCTACAGACAACCGAACCATCCATGCCGTCATCACCGGGCATACCGGTGAGGTCGGGTACATGCTTTTCGACAACCTGACCCAGTTGCGCAAGGGGGATGTCTTCCAGATACGAGTGCTCAAACGGCACATGAGCTACAAGGTGGACCAGATTAAGGTCATCTTGCCTACCGATGTCAGCGCACTGCAGCCAATCCAGAATTCCAACTACGTGACCCTGCTGACCTGCTATCCCTATGGCGTCAACTCCCACCGACTGATCGTGCGGGGGCATTATATCGGTGATGATGTACCCCCCACTCAACCTGAGGGGGCGCCCATCTACATGGTCTGGGTGCTCCTTGCCCTGTTTGCGGCCAGCCTTGTGGGCTGGTACCTGCTCTCGCGCCGCCGGCGCAGCTGCCGTCAAGACCTGGAGCAGATGGAGCATCTGGTGTCTCGGGCCACAGGATCCGGAACCGTGGGGGAGCCACTGGCCACGATCATGGTCAGCCATGAGCAGGAGACCCGAGCCGAAGCCACCCGTCGTCGCCGGTTGATCAAAACACGGCGGATCTGCAGCGCACTCATGTGGCTGCTGGCTCTGCTCTGTCTGTTCTTCGCCTGGGGTTCGGTCGGCATGATGATGCGGATCGGCTTCCTGCCTGTATTCGACCTTGGCTATCACTGGTTCGACACCCACCTGCTGTACTTCTTCGGCATCGCCAAATTCTAG
- a CDS encoding aldo/keto reductase: protein MAAVPDVLLSDGNRIPQVGLGVLRIDDDQTAGAVRSALELGYRHIDTAAGYRNEGGVGRGLRAFGCQSGPERARLWLTTKLRDSEQGYDSALRAFDRQLALLGTDYVDMYMIHWPTPFDWRADQVWSAFHRLRDERRVRTLGVCNFLPEHLERLHRETGEYPAVDQIELHPSWQQRTVTAFCKEHGIAVQAYSPLARGADLTVGGGRLEKIAQAHGVTPAQVVLRWHIENGTIIIPKSVHRKRQAENLNLFGFSLTFEEHASIDAMDTPVRAGHDPMTYAYA, encoded by the coding sequence ATGGCAGCAGTCCCTGACGTTCTTTTGTCTGACGGCAACCGCATTCCGCAGGTGGGCTTGGGCGTGCTTAGAATCGACGATGATCAGACCGCTGGGGCGGTGCGCTCTGCCTTGGAATTGGGTTATCGCCACATCGACACCGCGGCGGGCTACCGCAATGAAGGCGGGGTGGGCCGTGGTCTCAGGGCTTTCGGCTGTCAGAGTGGCCCTGAGCGTGCTCGCCTGTGGCTGACCACCAAACTGCGTGACTCCGAACAGGGCTACGACAGTGCTCTTCGGGCATTCGACCGCCAGCTGGCCCTGCTGGGCACTGACTATGTCGATATGTATATGATCCACTGGCCCACCCCCTTTGATTGGCGGGCCGACCAGGTCTGGAGCGCATTCCATCGGCTGCGTGATGAGAGGCGAGTGCGGACTCTGGGGGTCTGCAACTTTCTGCCTGAGCATCTGGAAAGGCTGCACCGGGAGACGGGGGAATACCCTGCCGTGGATCAGATCGAACTGCATCCCAGCTGGCAGCAGCGCACAGTGACGGCTTTCTGCAAGGAACACGGCATCGCCGTCCAGGCATACTCGCCATTGGCGCGCGGCGCAGACCTGACAGTCGGCGGCGGAAGACTGGAGAAAATCGCCCAGGCCCACGGGGTTACGCCGGCCCAGGTGGTACTCCGCTGGCACATCGAGAACGGAACCATCATCATCCCCAAGTCCGTCCACAGGAAAAGGCAGGCGGAGAACTTGAACCTGTTCGGTTTCAGCCTGACCTTTGAGGAGCATGCCTCCATCGATGCCATGGACACTCCGGTGCGTGCAGGACACGACCCAATGACTTACGCCTACGCCTGA